A portion of the Pseudopipra pipra isolate bDixPip1 chromosome 1, bDixPip1.hap1, whole genome shotgun sequence genome contains these proteins:
- the GMNN gene encoding geminin isoform X1 gives MGTIPCEVDPMHSKMKQNLTEEKSSGSLQKYLTDTTCTASPRRTLKMIQPSAAGSLVGRYNEKKSSVKRKLWNNKFASKACNAEVSVDKEQENEDGVIQAVDLMMKGSPSPQYWKEVAEERRKALYEVLQENEKLHKEIEQKDGEIARLKEENEELMSLAEHVHYMTSVIERLTGQGPENLETLENLTLEESRRKNEEHNCGDEEGLSQVSSGLGENRSDLASKEANHLQLE, from the exons TTGATCCTATGCATtccaaaatgaaacagaacCTGACTGAAGAAAAATCATCAGGATCTCTGCAG AAATACCTCACAGATACCACATGCACTGCTTCCCCAAGACGGACTCTTAAAATGATTCAGCCTTCAGCAGCAGGTAGCCTGGTTGGCAGATATAATGAG AAGAAATCTTCAGTCAAAAGGAAGCTCTGGAATAACAAGTTTGCCTCAAAGGCTTGTAATGCTGAGGTGTCTGTGGACAAGGAGCAAGAAAATGAGGATGGTGTCATTCAAGCTGTAGATCTCATGATGAAAG GAAGTCCTTCACCTCAGTATTGGAAAGAAGTGGCTGAAGAAAGGAGGAAGGCTCTGTATGAAGTGcttcaagaaaatgaaaag TTGCACAAAGAAATCGAACAGAAGGATGGTGAAATTGCCCgcctaaaagaagaaaatgaagaactgATGTCCCTTGCTGAACATGTGCATTACATGACCAGTGTGATTGAG AGGCTAACTGGTCAAGGACCTGAGAATCTTGAGACACTGGAGAATCTGACTCTGGAGGAATCCAGACGAAAAAATGAAGAGCATAACTGTGGAGATGAGGAAGGGCTGTCACAAGTATCATCTGGCTTAGGGGAGAATAGATCAGATCTTGCTTCAAAGGAAGCAAACCATTTGCAACTGGAATGA
- the GMNN gene encoding geminin isoform X2 — protein sequence MHSKMKQNLTEEKSSGSLQKYLTDTTCTASPRRTLKMIQPSAAGSLVGRYNEKKSSVKRKLWNNKFASKACNAEVSVDKEQENEDGVIQAVDLMMKGSPSPQYWKEVAEERRKALYEVLQENEKLHKEIEQKDGEIARLKEENEELMSLAEHVHYMTSVIERLTGQGPENLETLENLTLEESRRKNEEHNCGDEEGLSQVSSGLGENRSDLASKEANHLQLE from the exons ATGCATtccaaaatgaaacagaacCTGACTGAAGAAAAATCATCAGGATCTCTGCAG AAATACCTCACAGATACCACATGCACTGCTTCCCCAAGACGGACTCTTAAAATGATTCAGCCTTCAGCAGCAGGTAGCCTGGTTGGCAGATATAATGAG AAGAAATCTTCAGTCAAAAGGAAGCTCTGGAATAACAAGTTTGCCTCAAAGGCTTGTAATGCTGAGGTGTCTGTGGACAAGGAGCAAGAAAATGAGGATGGTGTCATTCAAGCTGTAGATCTCATGATGAAAG GAAGTCCTTCACCTCAGTATTGGAAAGAAGTGGCTGAAGAAAGGAGGAAGGCTCTGTATGAAGTGcttcaagaaaatgaaaag TTGCACAAAGAAATCGAACAGAAGGATGGTGAAATTGCCCgcctaaaagaagaaaatgaagaactgATGTCCCTTGCTGAACATGTGCATTACATGACCAGTGTGATTGAG AGGCTAACTGGTCAAGGACCTGAGAATCTTGAGACACTGGAGAATCTGACTCTGGAGGAATCCAGACGAAAAAATGAAGAGCATAACTGTGGAGATGAGGAAGGGCTGTCACAAGTATCATCTGGCTTAGGGGAGAATAGATCAGATCTTGCTTCAAAGGAAGCAAACCATTTGCAACTGGAATGA